AGATAGAGCTGAGCAATTGCTTCTTCATGCTAATTATAGTGCTAAAGTTCTTGGTGTTGAGTATTTGTCTAAGCCTATGGTGAGTCCTGATTATTTTTTATCTGGTTTCGATAGTATTTCTGAGTTGAGTTCTGTTTTTTATCGTAATCCTTGTTTTAAAAATAATTTTAGAAATCGTGTTTGATTATTCTTTGAAGTGTATTTCCCCTTCGAGATATACTCCTTTTTTGAGTTTGACTGGTCTCCATGTGTCTTTTATTAGTTCTGCGTTTAGCCATTGTGCTAGTTGTTCTGGGTTTCCTATTGTTGCGGATAGTCCTATTATTTGTGCTTTTGGTAGTTCTTTTTTTAGTATTGCTATCACTATTTCTAGTGTTGGTCCTCTGTTAGGGTCATTTAATAAGTGTATTTCGTCTATTATTATTGTTCCTAGTTTTTTTATCCAGGGTGTTTTGTGTCTTAGTAATGAGTCAAATTTTTCGCTTGTTACGATTATTAAATCGTTGTTTCCTAGTGCTGTGTCTTCTGAGTCTAGTTCTCCTGTGCTTAGTCCTGTTTTTATTTCTGTGTATGTTTCTTTAAATGAATAATATTTTTCTGTTGCTAGTGCTCTTAGAGGTACTATATATACTGCTTTTTGTTTTTTATTTAGTATTGTGTTTAAGAATGACATTTCTGCGACGAGTGTTTTTCCTGATGCTGTTGGCGTGCATATTAATTGGTTTTTTTCTTTAAATAATCCTTGTTTTATTGCTTTTGTTTGGCTTGGTCTTAGTTCTTCAAATTTTTTGTTTTCTAGTATTTCGTAGATATTTTTTGGTATTTCTTTTTTTAGTTCTGTGAGTTTCATTCACATTTCCTCTGGTGCTGTTATTCCTAGTAGTGCTAAGCCATCTTTTAATATTATTCTTGTTTTGTTTATTAGGTGTAGTCTTGCGTTTTTTGTTTGTTCTTCTTCTTTTAGTATTGGTGTTTCGTGATAATACGAATTCAAAAGTTGTGCTAGTTCTAGTAAATATGTTGTTATTATTGATGGCTTATTATTTTTTGATGCGTTGTGTATTGTTTCTTCGTATTTTCTTAGTTTGTTTAGTATTTGTTTTTCTAGTTCTAGTTCTAATTTTGAATAATCAAGGGTTTTTTTTGGTTGTTCTTTTCTTAGTATGGAGCAAATTCTTGCGTGTGCGTATTGCACGTATGGTCCTGATTCTCCTTGGAAATTTAATGATTTTTCTGGGTAATAAGTAAAATCTTTTAATGAATCGTATTTTAGTATGAAGAAATTGATTGCTCCTGTTGCGATTATTTTTTTTCTTTTTTGTAATTCTTCTTTTGTTATTTCAAGATATCTTTTTTGTAGTTCTTTTTCTGCTAGTTCTTCTAATTCTTTTTTGAAGTCGTCAGCATCTATTATTGTTCCTTCTCTTGATTTCATTCTTCCGCTTGGTAAATATATCATTCCGTAAGCTATGTGTATGCATTTGTTCCAGAAATCATAATTTAGTTTTTTAAATATTTCAAATAGTGTTTTAAAATGATATATTTGTTCGCTTCCCACTATGTATCTAAATTCTTCTAATTTGTGTTCTGTGAATCTTTTTTTTGCTAAATATATATCTTGTGTTATGTAAATAGTAGTTCCATCTGATCTTAGTAAATATTTTTTGCCTAGCCCTTCTTTTTCTAAGTCTATGTATATCGCGTTTGTTTCGTCTTTTTTGAATATTCCTTGTTTCAGTCCTTCTAGCACTATTTTTTTTCCTTCTTCGTATATGTCGCTTTCATATGTTTGTGAGTCTATTTTTATTCCGTATTCTTCGTATGTTTTTTTTGTTCCTTGTAGCCACCATTCTCTCATTTGTTTCCATAATTTTATTGTTTCTGGATTTTTTTGTTCCCATTTTTGTAGCATTTTTTGTGCTTCTTGTTCTAGTTCTGGTTTTTGTTTTAGTAGTTCTGAGAATTTTACGTAGTATTCTCCTACGAAGTGGTCTGGTTTTTTGTTTTCTTGTTCAGGCGTTTTGTTATTTCCTTGTTTTTGATACGCTAGCATTGATTTGCAGATGTGTGTTCCTTTGTCATTTACTATGTCAAACCACGTGACTTTTTTTCCTGTTTTTTCATATATGTTTTTTAGACTTAGTCCTAGTAGCATGTTTCTTACGTGTCCTAGGTGTAGTGGTTTGTTTGAATTTGGTGATGGTGATTCTATTCCTATGTTTGTTTTTTCTTGTCTTTCTAATATGTAAGGTTCATTTATTTTTTCTAAAGTATTTTTTGCTAGTATTTCTATTTTTATTTTAAAATTCAAGTAAGATCCTTCGTTTTGTGTTGTGAACCATTCTTTGTTTATTTTTGTTAGTTCTTCTGCTATTTTTTGAGGTGGTTTTTTTTGTGTTTTTGATAAGAAAAAGCAAGGTAGTGCGTAATCGCCTT
The nucleotide sequence above comes from Candidatus Woesearchaeota archaeon. Encoded proteins:
- a CDS encoding DEAD/DEAH box helicase; translation: MKLTELKKEIPKNIYEILENKKFEELRPSQTKAIKQGLFKEKNQLICTPTASGKTLVAEMSFLNTILNKKQKAVYIVPLRALATEKYYSFKETYTEIKTGLSTGELDSEDTALGNNDLIIVTSEKFDSLLRHKTPWIKKLGTIIIDEIHLLNDPNRGPTLEIVIAILKKELPKAQIIGLSATIGNPEQLAQWLNAELIKDTWRPVKLKKGVYLEGEIHFKE
- the argS gene encoding arginine--tRNA ligase is translated as MNFKEELAQIISKELNIDKTQILELIETPKNQEQGDYALPCFFLSKTQKKPPQKIAEELTKINKEWFTTQNEGSYLNFKIKIEILAKNTLEKINEPYILERQEKTNIGIESPSPNSNKPLHLGHVRNMLLGLSLKNIYEKTGKKVTWFDIVNDKGTHICKSMLAYQKQGNNKTPEQENKKPDHFVGEYYVKFSELLKQKPELEQEAQKMLQKWEQKNPETIKLWKQMREWWLQGTKKTYEEYGIKIDSQTYESDIYEEGKKIVLEGLKQGIFKKDETNAIYIDLEKEGLGKKYLLRSDGTTIYITQDIYLAKKRFTEHKLEEFRYIVGSEQIYHFKTLFEIFKKLNYDFWNKCIHIAYGMIYLPSGRMKSREGTIIDADDFKKELEELAEKELQKRYLEITKEELQKRKKIIATGAINFFILKYDSLKDFTYYPEKSLNFQGESGPYVQYAHARICSILRKEQPKKTLDYSKLELELEKQILNKLRKYEETIHNASKNNKPSIITTYLLELAQLLNSYYHETPILKEEEQTKNARLHLINKTRIILKDGLALLGITAPEEM